The following coding sequences lie in one Apium graveolens cultivar Ventura chromosome 3, ASM990537v1, whole genome shotgun sequence genomic window:
- the LOC141712304 gene encoding G-type lectin S-receptor-like serine/threonine-protein kinase At4g27290, which produces MLLYYILYYHTKTQTEIGLGNIMKSTIHILFFFSFTFLITCTALDTITTNHPLGDGETIVSEHGEFEMGFFNTSRLPQNRYFGIWYKKISEGTVVWVANRDHPVTNTSGVVTVTSKGILVLVNGTVIWSSNSSRSVNNPIAQLLDSGNLVFGDKNDDGTLNITWQSFDHPVDNSLPGMKLGIDFVTGMQRNLFSWKSDDDPSSGNFVYRINPKGYPQFELWNGPTLTYRSGPWVGDRFSGIPRIGSNELFKVQYVMSEKEVYYTFEVTNTSESAIVRSILLPDGGLQRQTWNKETQKWGNYLSLKVNDCDIYKSCGGNSVCNIDSSPKCECMQWFHPNLQEAWSAADWSGGCVRNIQLDCENGDGFKKVSGLKLPDTSLSWYSMTLNLQECERQCLEDCSCMAYSNADHRGSGSGCLLWFGNLTDMRGYTEDGQDLYIRLAASELEKEKKSSSTNRVVVIIIPVLAATAVIGVLFLLYAFRKRKLKRKGIERLKFDGEANNRIGKDELDLPLFTLMQIAKATNDFSFNNKLGEGGFGPVYKGMLDKGQEIAVKRLSRTSRQGIDEFMNEVSIIAKLQHRNLVKLLGCCVEEGERMLIYEYMPNRGLDSIIFDKVLCKSLDWLKRYNIINGIARGLLYLHEDSRLRIIHRDLKVSNILLDHEINPKISDFGMARIFGGSETEASTTRVVGTYGYMPPEYAIEGLFSTKSDVYSFGVLVLEIVSGKKNRGFKHPDHNHNLLGHAWRRYNEGRHLEVVDPVIMESNNHYELFRVIQIALLCVQQYQEERPSMSSVVLMLSSKIELPIPKEPGFYSERNPEENHSSSSKGESETINQVSITHVAPR; this is translated from the exons ATGTTACTCTATTACATATTATATTATCATACTAAAACACAGACAGAGATTGGCCTAGGCAATATAATGAAGAGCACTATTCatattctttttttcttttcattCACATTTTTGATAACTTGTACTGCACTTGACACTATAACCACAAATCACCCTTTAGGAGATGGAGAAACCATTGTATCAGAACATGGAGAATTCGAAATGGGATTTTTCAACACCAGTCGTCTTCCACAAAATCGATATTTTGGTATATGGTATAAGAAAATATCAGAGGGGACAGTTGTATGGGTGGCTAACAGAGATCATCCAGTTACAAACACTTCCGGGGTTGTAACCGTGACTAGCAAAGGGATACTTGTACTTGTCAACGGAACGGTGATATGGTCATCAAATTCATCGAGATCAGTAAACAATCCTATAGCGCAGCTATTAGATTCAGGAAATCTTGTTTTCGGGGATAAAAATGATGATGGGACTCTGAACATCACATGGCAAAGCTTTGATCATCCTGTTGATAATTCTCTACCAGGGATGAAGTTAGGAATAGACTTTGTCACAGGCATGCAGAGGAATCTTTTTTCATGGAAAAGCGATGATGATCCATCTTCAGGTAATTTTGTGTACCGGATTAATCCTAAGGGTTACCCACAATTCGAGTTGTGGAATGGTCCAACCCTTACATACAGGTCAGGACCATGGGTTGGCGATAGATTTAGTGGCATTCCCCGTATAGGATCAAATGAATTATTTAAAGTTCAGTATGTTATGTCGGAGAAGGAGGTCTACTATACATTTGAGGTCACCAATACTTCAGAATCTGCTATTGTAAGGTCCATACTGCTTCCAGATGGTGGTTTACAACGCCAGACATGGAACAAAGAGACACAGAAATGGGGAAATTATCTGTCTCTGAAGGTTAATGATTGTGATATTTATAAATCCTGCGGTGGAAACAGTGTTTGTAACATTGATAGTTCACCTAAATGTGAATGTATGCAATGGTTTCATCCCAATTTGCAAGAAGCCTGGTCGGCAGCAGATTGGTCTGGCGGATGTGTTCGAAACATTCAACTAGATTGCGAGAATGGGGATGGTTTTAAAAAGGTTTCGGGTTTGAAACTCCCGGACACAAGTCTGTCATGGTATAGCATGACTCTAAACCTGCAGGAATGTGAAAGGCAGTGCTTGGAGGACTGCTCTTGTATGGCATATTCGAATGCAGATCACAGAGGAAGTGGAAGTGGATGCTTGTTGTGGTTTGGTAATCTGACTGATATGAGAGGTTATACAGAAGATGGACAAGATCTCTATATACGATTGGCTGCCTCGGAGTTAG agaaggagaagaaaagctCAAGTACAAATCGGGTGGTGGTCATTATAATTCCTGTGTTAGCAGCAACAGCAGTAATAGGAGTCCTGTTTCTTCTTTATGCATTCAGGAAGAGAAAGCTAAAAAGAAAAG GAATAGAAAGACTTAAATTCGACGGTGAAGCAAACAACAGAATCGGGAAAGACGAGTTGGATTTACCTTTGTTTACCTTAATGCAAATTGCTAAAGCCACCAATGACTTCTCGTTCAACAATAAGCTTGGAGAGGGAGGCTTTGGACCAGTTTACAAG GGAATGTTGGACAAGGGTCAGGAAATAGCTGTGAAGAGGCTATCAAGAACTTCAAGACAAGGAATAGATGAATTCATGAATGAAGTTTCAATCATCGCAAAACTTCAGCACCGGAATCTTGTGAAACTTCTTGGGTGCTGTGTTGAAGAAGGAGAAAGAATGTTGATCTATGAATATATGCCCAACAGGGGTTTAGATTCAATTATTTTTG ATAAAGTACTTTGCAAGTCACTTGACTGGCTGAAGCGCTACAACATTATAAATGGGATCGCTAGGGGACTACTCTACCTTCACGAGGATTCCAGGCTAAGAATCATCCACAGAGATCTCAAAGTGAGTAACATTTTACTTGATCACGAGATCAACCCAAAAATTTCAGATTTTGGCATGGCtagaatttttggaggaagtgAAACTGAAGCAAGCACAACAAGAGTAGTTGGAACCTA CGGTTATATGCCTCCTGAGTATGCCATTGAAGGTCTATTTTCAACTAAATCTGATGTTTATAGCTTTGGTGTACTGGTGCTAGAGATAGTAAGTGGGAAGAAAAACAGAGGTTTTAAACATCCAGATCACAATCATAACCTTCTTGGACAT GCCTGGAGAAGATATAATGAAGGTAGGCATTTGGAAGTAGTTGACCCAGTGATCATGGAATCAAATAATCACTATGAATTGTTTCGAGTAATTCAAATTGCTTTGTTGTGTGTACAACAATATCAGGAAGAAAGGCCAAGCATGTCATCTGTGGTTCTGATGCTCAGTAGTAAAATCGAATTGCCTATTCCAAAAGAGCCTGGATTTTACTCTGAGAGAAATCCCGAAGAGAATCATTCTTCATCAAGCAAGGGTGAATCAGAAACCATTAATCAAGTAAGCATCACACATGTGGCACCTAGATAG